ATCTGGCGGAGTTAAGTCCAGATTATTTGAGCCATACCGGCAAATTTGTCCGGATTTACATAGGTCAGCAAACCGAGGCACCAGCACTGTTTAAAAGGGACAATGTGTATTACATGATTGGTTCGGGCTGTACTGGCTGGGCGCCAAATGCAGCAAGGTGGTTTAGGGCCAAATCAATTTTCGGCCCCTGGAAATATATGGGCAATCCTTGCCAGGGTAATGGAGCGGAGTTAACTTATGGCGGCCAAAGTACTTATGTACTTCCTGCTCCAAATAAAAAAGGGGCTTTCATTTTTATGGCAGATAAATGGGAGCCCAAAAATGCAATTGATGGGCGTTATTTATGGCTACCCATTCAATTCGAAAACGATAAACTAAAAATTGAATGGGCAGATCGATGGGATCTGAATACCTTCAAGTAAAAACTCAAAATTAATAGGGCAGAAGTATGGATGATTTGCGTAATAACTACGCATTATAGGATTCCTTTTGCCAAAAAAACAAAATTATATACTGATGAAAACAAAATTATTGCTGTTAATGTCCCTGTGTTTCTCGCTGTCTGTTTTTAGCCAGCAGGCCAAACATACCTTTGCATTGGGAGAAAACGATTTTTTGCTCGATGGTAAACCGTTTCAGATTATTTCTGGCGAAATGCATTATCCACGTGTGCCAAGAGCAGCCTGGCGTGATCGCATGAAAATGGCCAAGGCAATGGGGCTTAATACCATTGGAACTTATGTTTTCTGGAATTTACATGAACCGGAAAAAGGCAAATTCGATTTCTCTGGAAATAATGATATCGCCGAGTTTGTCAGGGCGGCAAAGGAAGAAGGTTTGTGGGTGATTTTAAGACCCAGTCCCTATGTTTGCGCAGAATGGGAGTTTGGCGGATATCCATACTGGCTGCAGAATGAAAAGGGGTTGGTGGTACGAAGCAAAGAAAAACAATACCTGTACGAATATAAAAAGTACATTGATGAGGTAGGGAAGCAGCTGGCGCCATTGCAAATTAATCATGGTGGGAATATTCTGATGGTCCAGGTTGAAAATGAATACGGATCTTATGCCGCCGACAAAGCATACCTGGATATCAATAGAAAGTTGTTTATTGACGCTGGATTTGATGGACTCTTGTATACCTGTGATCCGGAGAACGATATCAAGGGTGGTTATCTCCCAGGATTGTTGCCAGCCATTAACGGGCAGGATGATCCAACAAAGGTGAAGAGCCTTATAGATAAATACCACAATGGAAAAGGACCTTACTTCATTGCTGAATGGTATCCGGCATGGTTTGATTGGTGGGGTACACCGCATCATACTGTTCCTGCAGAAAAATATACGGAGAAACTGGATCGAGTTTTGGCTGCGGGAATGTCCATCAATATGTATATGTTCCATGGCGGCACAACCCGCGGCTTTATGAACGGGGCAAATTATAAAGATATTTCACCTTATGAACCTCAAACCAGCAGTTACGATTATGATGCCCCATTAGATGAAGCCGGAAATCCTACTGATAAATATAAGCAGTTTAGAGCGGTCATAGAAAAGCACTTGCCCAAAGGAGAACAGTTACCACCGGTGCCTGACAAGAAAACGGTCATGGAAATAAAGCCTTTCCGGTTAAATGAAAGCATCAGCTTGTTCAGTAACTTACCAAAACCTGTTAAAAGCGAAAAACCATTAAGTTTCGAAGACTTAAATCAGGATTATGGATATATGTTATACCGGACAAAAATTAGTGGTGGGAAAAAGGGACTTCTGCAAATCAAACAACTAAGGGATTACGCCTTGATTTTTGTAAATCAGAAAAGGGTTGGAATTTTAGACAGACGGTTTAATAAAGATAGTCTGGAGCTGCAATTGCCAGATGGAGAGGTACAATTAGATATTTTTATCGAAAATATGGGTAGGGTCAACTTTGGTAAATATCTGCTCGATAATAAAAAAGGTATAACAGAAAAGGTCTTGTTTGCGGGTGAAGAAGTTAAAAATTGGCTTATGTAC
This is a stretch of genomic DNA from Candidatus Pedobacter colombiensis. It encodes these proteins:
- a CDS encoding beta-galactosidase, with product MKTKLLLLMSLCFSLSVFSQQAKHTFALGENDFLLDGKPFQIISGEMHYPRVPRAAWRDRMKMAKAMGLNTIGTYVFWNLHEPEKGKFDFSGNNDIAEFVRAAKEEGLWVILRPSPYVCAEWEFGGYPYWLQNEKGLVVRSKEKQYLYEYKKYIDEVGKQLAPLQINHGGNILMVQVENEYGSYAADKAYLDINRKLFIDAGFDGLLYTCDPENDIKGGYLPGLLPAINGQDDPTKVKSLIDKYHNGKGPYFIAEWYPAWFDWWGTPHHTVPAEKYTEKLDRVLAAGMSINMYMFHGGTTRGFMNGANYKDISPYEPQTSSYDYDAPLDEAGNPTDKYKQFRAVIEKHLPKGEQLPPVPDKKTVMEIKPFRLNESISLFSNLPKPVKSEKPLSFEDLNQDYGYMLYRTKISGGKKGLLQIKQLRDYALIFVNQKRVGILDRRFNKDSLELQLPDGEVQLDIFIENMGRVNFGKYLLDNKKGITEKVLFAGEEVKNWLMYSLPFNNIDTLTAKGASGELGAGPVIQKGTFTVSKPADTYLDMSDWGKGVVWLNGHSLGKFWSIGPQQTVYVPKEWLRVGKNEVSVLELTKPQQNLLKGISTPILNTLKD